The sequence tttctatttatttttttttttacaaactagCGGCACACCACTCTCATCGCTGATCTGTTTCCAGGACAACAGCCCTTTCCTACGCCCCCGCCCTTCCGACGTGCTCACGCTGACTAAAATCACATGACCTCTCTCAGCCAACCAGAATCGGCGGCTCCAGTTGAATTGCGGGTTCAAAAACTCTATCGGTTAAATTTGTAAAGTTGCAAGAGTTTGAACGAATCCTTCTTTTACGGTTCAATAAACCCGAATATTGTCATAGCTGACTTCATTTAACACTGTAATATGGCTCATAAACAGATCTACTACTCGGATAAATACACAGATGATCACTATGAATACCGGTAAGGAGGTTCGGGCTACTTCAAGGCCTCGTCGCGGCGTGTTTGTTTAAATgtcattcatttaatttcacaTCAGTGTTGAATTGAATCTTAATTGATTGCTTGATAAAGGTAGGTAATATAGTTGAGCGGCATGTGTTAATGTATTCACAAAGCTACGGATTTGATTGTCTCTCATGTGCTTTTAGTCCAGTGACGTCATTCTCTACGCGTCGTGTTCATGTCAGTCTCGATATTTGTTATTTGAAAGTAATTGAATGTTGTTCATTGTCATTTGTGATGGCAGGCATGTCGTGTTACCGCGAGAACTGGCCAAACAAGTGCCCAAATCCCACCTGATGTCGGAGGATGAGTGGAGGAGGCTGGGCGTGCAGCAGTCGCTGGGATGGGTGCATTACATGATCCATGAGCCAGGTCTggatatatacacaaacacacacattcatcaTGACAAGATGTGTGTTTGCTCTGACGTCAGCTGATCTATGACCATGTGATCTGAAGATCCTGATATTCAGGATTTTTCTATATATAGTGGAATTCAATGGAGCctaaacggttgaaggtcaaaattacagtttacagcgaatTTACTTATTACAAAGAATTAAGGGTCGTAtttagagaaaccattgctcattttctaaaaaaaaattacaattttatacgtttaaaccataaatgctcatcttgaactagctctcttcttcttctctatttgaattccagcagtgtagacgctgttaagtgtattactgccctccacaggtcaaagtttgaactaaattgttatatacttgcactagcatattgtatatgacaatttggttcaaactttgacctgtggagggcagtaatacacttagcagtgtgtacactgctggaattcaaataaagaagagagctagctcaagatgagcatttatggatAAAacgtttaaaattaaaattttctttttttttttaagaaaatgagt comes from Chanodichthys erythropterus isolate Z2021 chromosome 22, ASM2448905v1, whole genome shotgun sequence and encodes:
- the zgc:86839 gene encoding cyclin-dependent kinases regulatory subunit 2-like; the encoded protein is MAHKQIYYSDKYTDDHYEYRHVVLPRELAKQVPKSHLMSEDEWRRLGVQQSLGWVHYMIHEPEPHILLFRRPLPKQ